In the Dolichospermum flos-aquae CCAP 1403/13F genome, TGCTTTACCCCTATAGATGAGTTATGGCATCTTAGTCCCTGGGTGCAGGATCTGTTACCCTAGATACTTATACATCAATCAAAATGTTGCCTGCTTCCACTTTCAGAGGATAGGTTGGTAAGGTTTTTTCTGAGGAAACCATTGACAGTAATTTACCAACTACGGGTGGGAAGGGACACCAAGTTTTGACTTCACCATTACCCAAATCAAATGCACTGCGGTGGAAGGGACAAACTATCGCCCCATCTTCGATTTTTCCTTTTTTCAAAGACATTTTTAAGTGAGGGCAAGTATCATCTACAGCATAAAGCTGATTTTCGTGGTTTAAGAGTAGGATTTTGCGATCGCCCACTTTGACTACTTCCCGCGCACCAGCAGCCAGTGCGTTAGCAGCTAAAACTTGAGTCCAAGCCATGAGATTCTCCTAATTTTAAAGACCTATTCTTAGTTTCTCGCAATTGTGTCCTATGCGATCGCTAATCATAAGTTACCAGTTTGCAGATGTTCCACCATTGAGTCTGATATTATCTTTTTGTATTATTCATCCAAAATTGATTATGGAAGCAAGCTTATTGACTAAAGTTATGTTACCAATAGCTTTGGCTATCATTATGCTGGGAATGGGTTTATCTCTTGCACCCGAAGATTTCCAACGGGTAAGGAAATATCCGAAAGCCGTCTCAATTGGCTTAATCAGTCAGTTAATTTTTTTACCTATTATTGGTTTTGTCATTACTAAAGTTGTCCCCATGCAACCGACAATGGCAATGGGGTTAATGATAGTGGCACTTTGCCCAGGTGGAGCATCCTCAAATATATTTACATTCCTCGCTCAAGGTGATGTTGCACTTTCAGTCACACTGACTGCTTTTAGTAGTGTGATTACAGTATTTACAATTCCGATGTTAGGAAACCTTGCATACCAGCACTACATTGGCGAAACTGCGGCGATTACCCTACCGATTGGGGCAACAATAGGACAAATTTTTCTGATGACGCTTTTGCCTATCGGATTGGGAATGGGAATGGGGCAGCTATTTCCCGAAATTGCCCGTCGTTTGGAAAAACTGACTAACCGCCTCGCAGTTGGTTTGCTGGCGCTAATTATACTCATGCTCATCATTCGTGAGTGGAACAGTATCCCCGAATTTATTCTCCAAGTTGGAGTTGCGGTTGTGCTGTTAAATGTGATCTCAATCTTGGCGGGATTTTATATTAGCAAGGTGTTTAAACTCAATCCTCCTCAACAAATCTGCATTGCCATCGAGGTTGGTATTCAGAATGGCACATTAGCGATCGCAATTACGGCTGGACTACTCAACAATCCTGATATGGCAGTACCGGCTGCGGTTTACAGTTTGTTTATGTATGTAACCGGCTTTATTGCTATTAGTTACGGTAAAAAATTGGCTACAACCAACTCTATTCATTGAACATTTTCAAAATTACTAAACCAATCAATTTTGTAGGGGCAAATCCCCTGTGGTTGCCCCAAATACCGGGATAGGCACGGAGGCGCTACCCCTACATTAAATCCAAATATTTTATAACCAAAGCCATTAGGGGCGCAGGACCTACGCCCAAAATAGGGTTATCCCTTAGATTTAGGCAAACTCAATCGTACGCACAAAATCTAAAATAGCTTTTTTCATTTTTTTCGCTTCTGCTTTCATAGAACCAGGTACTTCACCATTTAAAAAGCTGCGTTGACTACTAACTATATACAAACATTCATTATTGACAAAGGACAATAATCCTCTATAGGCATCTAATCTCATCCCATTGCCATTAGTTTCATGCTTGGATATAGTTGAACCTTGAGGCATATTTACTAATACATAGTAATAACTTTCTAAAGTATCTTGCCAATATTCTTTATGTTTCACTTCCGCCGTAGGAACATGAGAAATAATTGCTTGAGGCACATATTTATCTACCAAAACTTCATGCAGATATACTTCATTTTCTTGGGATTCTAGATCACCAATTTGTTCTAGAGAGAGAGGATAATAATCAATTCTGAGTAAAGTACCAGTATCGTCCGAAAAACTTACCATTCCTTCCTCTGTTTGCAGTTTTCCTCCCTGTTCAACATTTAAAGGAATAGGAACTATAAAGTTACCCAAAGGTGATTGATAAAATTGTTCACCAGCTTCATTAAAAATGACTGCTTCATATTCTTCTTCGAGATATTCTTCCTCATCCCCAGCTTCTATTGAGTCAATTATCTCTTTAATAATTTCTTCTGCTTCTTCATCATCCAGTTCTAAAGCTATTTGTAGTTGTTTCAGAAAAACTTTTTTATTTGCTGGAATAATTAAATTTTCCGCATCTAAAAGCATAATCACTCCAGCCGCAAAACCATCTAAAACTGCCTCATCAGAAATCCCCGCACTGGCAGCATTAAATAAAGAACCTAATCCAGCCTCTCCGGCAATTTCTATGAGTCTGTCCACCGTTTCTAGCATTTCTTCTTCTGAGTATTCATCAAATATCTCAAACTCCCAGAGAATATCAGCTAAACTTTCTGCATCTATGTCTTCACTGCCAGAATCAACTATGGTGGTAATCACCGCAATTGCCGCTACGGCTTCTTGTTCATTCAATGATTCTTTGATCGGCTCTTTCGATTTGAAAATATAATCATACTTTGTCATAACTTCTATCTCCTCAATTAATTTGTTGTTTGCACTTAATTACTAGGTTGAGAAATCCGGGTTTCAATATCTTCTAGTGTCCGTAATAATAGACGATTTGCCTGTAATTGCCAACCCCATTTTTGAATTCTAAAAGCCGCTACAGTCCCCCCGATAGCTGCTAATAAGCCAATGGGTTGATTTAGGGAAATCCCCAATAATAAACCCAAACCAGCAATTCCCCAAAATGGCAAGGCCACCGTCTGTCTTTGCTCCTCCACAACTTCTGCAATTTTACCAGATGGCATTGTAGCTAATAATGTCGCTTTTAGTTGCCTCTGTTCCGCTAATGGTACTGATAAACTAATCTTGCGGCGGAGTTTTTCCATTTTGCGGGCATCAGTGCTATACTCCGTAAGTTCATCTTCTGCCATTTTTAGCAGTCGTTCTAATTGTGACATAGTAGATTAAGTTTTTTGACTGTATTAGAGCTATTATTCTATATTTGTGGACAACAAGATCCCCAACTTCTTAGAGGGTGTTTGAAAAGTTATGGTTGATGTATCAAATATTTTTTACCCCACCCTAACCCTCCCCTTGTAAAGGGGAGGGAACTGGATTTTTATTGTTTCCCCCCTTTACAAGGGGGGACTAAGGGGGGTAGCAATGTGATGAAAATTACGGAATACCACTTTTCAAACAACTTCTTAGAGAGGTCGGGGATCTAACTCGAAAAACACCTCAAGAACATCATGAAAAAAACTTGGTTTCGATTAGGCATAATAGGCATATTTCTACTTTCCTTGAGTTTACGTTTTTGGGGAATCAGCCGATTTAATACTTTAGTATTTGATGAAGTTTATTTTGCCAAATTTGGTAACAACTATCTTACTCATACACCATTTTTTAATGCTCATCCACCATTAAGCCAATATTTGATCGGGTTGGGGATTTGGATTAGTAAATACATTCCCCTGGGTCGAGATCCTGTAAATAGTCTCACAGATTCCTTATTATCTCCTTGGAATTATCGGTGGGTAAATGCGCTAACTGGTTCATTAATTCCCGTAGTCATAACTTTATTAACTTATCAATTTAGTCATCGTCATCGGTTTGCTTTATTGGCAGGATTTTTTACAGCTTGTGATGGCTTATTTTTAGTAGAATCTCGTTATGCTTTAAGTAATGTCTATATAGTTATCTTTGGTTTACTCGGACAATGGTTATTATTATTAGCATTAGAAAAGCGAAAACGGTGGTTTTGGTTAATTCTCTCTGGAATCAGTTTTGGTGCTTGTATTGGCACAAAATGGAATGGCTTATGGTTTTTAACTGGTGCTTATGGTGTATGGATAGCAGCTTGGATAATTCGCTGGTTGCAATCATTTGATCATACATCTCGCGTGCCATTATTTTCTTATTTACGCTTTTCTAATCACCCTAATAATTCCCCAACTGATACCATAAAATCACCCTTGCAAAATCTGACAAAAATAAATATTTGGCAGATGTTTTCCTATTTAGGAATTATTCCGGCAGTTATTTATAGTCTGATTTGGATTCCTCATCTCCAACTTGATAAAAGATATGGATTTATTGAAGTTCATAAACAAATTTTACACTTTCATCTCCAATTAGGTGGAAATAGTCCTAGCGTTCATCCTTATTGCGCTGCATGGTATAAATGGCCATTGTTAACTCGACCAATGGCTTATTATTATCAAACTGCTCAAAGTACCAAGAATTCCTTACCTGTCTTTGGACCGCCCTTACCTAATGGTGCTGGTAAAGTAATTTATGATGTTCATGCTATGGGGAATCCTTTTTTATGGTGGTTTGGTTTAGCGGCGATGATCTTTGTAATTGGTATGGTAATCATCACAATTACGATGCCGATAATTGAAAAAAAGCGGTTATTTATCCCGAAAAATCTTACCGCTGATACTTGGATTGGCTTATTTTTAGTCATAAATTATGGGGCTAATCTCCTCCCTTGGGTGGAGGTAACAAGGTGTACTTTCATCTATCATTATATGTCTGCGGTTGTATTTACATTCATAGCGATCGCTTGGTTTGTTGATCAATGTCTAATTAGTTATTATCGGCAAATTCGGGCAGTAGGTGTGACTATAACTTTTATCATTGTCGCTGCCTTTATTTTCTGGATGCCTATTTATCTAGGTTTACCCATGTCTCCTGATGGTTATAGAATGCGGATGTGGTTTAGTTCCTGGATTTGATAGAAATTTCTTAATATATATACACAAATCCTGTAGCTTCAATCATGTAAATTTTTACATTTCTTATCTATATATTTGGTGACAGCTAGTTCTTCTGTGTAAGAATATTAGGTAAGGGCAACTATAACTGTGGGCTTTGCCACTATCAGAGGTACTGAATCGAAAAGAATTTTTATAGGTGTGAGGAGTTTAGATTAAACCTACAGGTTTTATGCTCCAAAATTATAGGGAAAGGGTTTTATGGATATCAATGTCAAGCAGCAGCATATTAATATCACCAGCTTAAAAGAAGCACCAATACATTTGGTTAGTGAAATTCAGCCTCATGGGGTTTTGTTAGTCTTACAAGAGCCAGATTTACAAATATTACAAGTTAGTCAAAATACTTTCAGCACTTTTGGCATATCGCCAGAAGATATCGTGCAACAGGAATTAGAAGATTTACTAGATCCTTACCAAATCCAGAAAATCAAATTTTGGTTGTCAGAAGAAAATCTGGATTTTATTAATCCTACAAAAATTTGGATTAAGAAACAAGGGGATGAATATACAATATTTGATGCCACTTTCTATCGTAACTCTGAAGGATTTTTAATCTTAGAACTAGAACCTACAGCATCTCAAGAAAATATTCCTTTCTTGAGTTTTTATCATTTAGCTAAATCCTCAATTAATCGCTTAGAAAAAAGTAAAAGTCTCCGTGATTTCAGTCAAATCATTGTGCAAGAAATCCGCAAAATGACCGGATTTGACAGAGTAATGTTATATAAATTCTGTGATGATGGACATGGTTCTGTGATTGCTGAAGAAAAAATAGCTACTTTAGAGTCTTATTTAGGATTACATTATCCAGAATCAGATATTCCTCAGCCAGCACGACAATTATTTCTAGAAAATTCTATTAGAGTTATTCCCGATACAAATATTCAATCATCAGCCGAACTTTTCCCTAGAATTAACCCAGTTAGCGGTAAACCAATTGATTTAACTAATTCAATTCTCAGAAGTCCTGCACCCTGTCATCTAGAATATTTACATAATATGGGCGTGGCTGCATCTTTGACAATTTCCTTAATTAAAGATCACAAACTTTGGGGTTTAATTGCTTGTCATCATCAATCACCTAAATACGTTTCCTATGAATTACGGAAAGCTTGTGAATTTTTAGGAAGAATCATATTTTCAGAAATTTCTGGAAAGGAAGAAACAGAAGACTACGACTATCAAATAAGTTTAAAACAAGTTCAATCACTATTGGTTGAATATATGTCTCAAGCAGAGAACTTTATTGATGGTTTAGTCAAAAATCAAATAAATCTGCTCAATTTAACTAATGCTGAAGGTGCAGCAATCTATTTTGCTGGAAAATATACTCTGATTGGGAATACTCCTCAAGAGGAAGAACTGAATTTTTTAGGAGAATGGCTGAGAAGTAATGTCAAAGATGAGGTATTTTCCACAAATTTCTTACCGAGTATTTATCCAGACGCGATCAGCTTTAAAAATGTCGCTAGTGGTTTATTAGCTATTCCCATTTCCAAGCAAAATTATGTATTATGGTTTCGACCAGAAGTCATTCAAACTGTAAATTGGGGTGGAAATCCCCATCAGGCTTTTTCAGTTGATCAATCTGAAGGAAATATCCGGTTATGTCCCCGTAAATCATTTGACTTATGGAAAGAAATAGTGCAGTTAACATCTTTACCTTGGCAAAATGTAGAAATCAAAGCTGCATTGGAGTTGCGAAAATCAATCATCAATATTGTCTTACGTCAAGCTGATGAATTAGCCCAATTAGCTGAAGATCTACAACGTTCTAATGCAGAATTGAAAAAATTTGCCTATGTCGCTTCCCATGATTTGCAAGAACCACTCAATCAAGTAGGTAATTATGTACAACTTTTAGAAATGCGCTATGAATCAGAACTAGACGCAGATGCAAAAGAGTTTATTGGTTATGTTGTCGAAGGTGTAAGTTTGATGCAGAACTTAATTGATGACGTACTCGC is a window encoding:
- a CDS encoding Rieske (2Fe-2S) protein, whose translation is MAWTQVLAANALAAGAREVVKVGDRKILLLNHENQLYAVDDTCPHLKMSLKKGKIEDGAIVCPFHRSAFDLGNGEVKTWCPFPPVVGKLLSMVSSEKTLPTYPLKVEAGNILIDV
- a CDS encoding bile acid:sodium symporter family protein, translating into MRSLIISYQFADVPPLSLILSFCIIHPKLIMEASLLTKVMLPIALAIIMLGMGLSLAPEDFQRVRKYPKAVSIGLISQLIFLPIIGFVITKVVPMQPTMAMGLMIVALCPGGASSNIFTFLAQGDVALSVTLTAFSSVITVFTIPMLGNLAYQHYIGETAAITLPIGATIGQIFLMTLLPIGLGMGMGQLFPEIARRLEKLTNRLAVGLLALIILMLIIREWNSIPEFILQVGVAVVLLNVISILAGFYISKVFKLNPPQQICIAIEVGIQNGTLAIAITAGLLNNPDMAVPAAVYSLFMYVTGFIAISYGKKLATTNSIH
- a CDS encoding tellurite resistance TerB family protein, whose translation is MTKYDYIFKSKEPIKESLNEQEAVAAIAVITTIVDSGSEDIDAESLADILWEFEIFDEYSEEEMLETVDRLIEIAGEAGLGSLFNAASAGISDEAVLDGFAAGVIMLLDAENLIIPANKKVFLKQLQIALELDDEEAEEIIKEIIDSIEAGDEEEYLEEEYEAVIFNEAGEQFYQSPLGNFIVPIPLNVEQGGKLQTEEGMVSFSDDTGTLLRIDYYPLSLEQIGDLESQENEVYLHEVLVDKYVPQAIISHVPTAEVKHKEYWQDTLESYYYVLVNMPQGSTISKHETNGNGMRLDAYRGLLSFVNNECLYIVSSQRSFLNGEVPGSMKAEAKKMKKAILDFVRTIEFA
- a CDS encoding dolichyl-phosphate-mannose--protein mannosyltransferase, yielding MKKTWFRLGIIGIFLLSLSLRFWGISRFNTLVFDEVYFAKFGNNYLTHTPFFNAHPPLSQYLIGLGIWISKYIPLGRDPVNSLTDSLLSPWNYRWVNALTGSLIPVVITLLTYQFSHRHRFALLAGFFTACDGLFLVESRYALSNVYIVIFGLLGQWLLLLALEKRKRWFWLILSGISFGACIGTKWNGLWFLTGAYGVWIAAWIIRWLQSFDHTSRVPLFSYLRFSNHPNNSPTDTIKSPLQNLTKINIWQMFSYLGIIPAVIYSLIWIPHLQLDKRYGFIEVHKQILHFHLQLGGNSPSVHPYCAAWYKWPLLTRPMAYYYQTAQSTKNSLPVFGPPLPNGAGKVIYDVHAMGNPFLWWFGLAAMIFVIGMVIITITMPIIEKKRLFIPKNLTADTWIGLFLVINYGANLLPWVEVTRCTFIYHYMSAVVFTFIAIAWFVDQCLISYYRQIRAVGVTITFIIVAAFIFWMPIYLGLPMSPDGYRMRMWFSSWI
- a CDS encoding sensor histidine kinase, yielding MDINVKQQHINITSLKEAPIHLVSEIQPHGVLLVLQEPDLQILQVSQNTFSTFGISPEDIVQQELEDLLDPYQIQKIKFWLSEENLDFINPTKIWIKKQGDEYTIFDATFYRNSEGFLILELEPTASQENIPFLSFYHLAKSSINRLEKSKSLRDFSQIIVQEIRKMTGFDRVMLYKFCDDGHGSVIAEEKIATLESYLGLHYPESDIPQPARQLFLENSIRVIPDTNIQSSAELFPRINPVSGKPIDLTNSILRSPAPCHLEYLHNMGVAASLTISLIKDHKLWGLIACHHQSPKYVSYELRKACEFLGRIIFSEISGKEETEDYDYQISLKQVQSLLVEYMSQAENFIDGLVKNQINLLNLTNAEGAAIYFAGKYTLIGNTPQEEELNFLGEWLRSNVKDEVFSTNFLPSIYPDAISFKNVASGLLAIPISKQNYVLWFRPEVIQTVNWGGNPHQAFSVDQSEGNIRLCPRKSFDLWKEIVQLTSLPWQNVEIKAALELRKSIINIVLRQADELAQLAEDLQRSNAELKKFAYVASHDLQEPLNQVGNYVQLLEMRYESELDADAKEFIGYVVEGVSLMQNLIDDVLAYSKVDTLGIAFQVTEVETALNRTLKNLRQRIGETGAIITHDPLPTVMADETQLIQLFLNLIGNAIKFRSSQPPKIHISAKRLEDEWLFSVQDNGIGLDPQFSDRIFIIFQRLHTRDEYPGTGMGLAICKKIIECHRGRIWVESQLGQGTTFYFTIPVRGCDHEHRNDRNTQNNLFSGGQ